In Dama dama isolate Ldn47 chromosome 22, ASM3311817v1, whole genome shotgun sequence, the genomic window tggttatttagttgctaagtcatgtctgactctttgtgaccccctggactgtagcccaccaggctcctctgtccatgggatttcccaggcaagaatactggagtgggttgccatttccttctccaggggattttcctgacttcatgtattttttatttcgggctgtgctgggtcttgggtgctgcacaggcttttctctagttgcagagagtggttgtgatgctcaggcttctcatcgtggtgccTCCTCTTGCTGTGGACCAGGGGCTCTTGTACttgtggcttctgggctccagagtacaggctcaatagttgtggctgaGGCACAGGTGCTTAATCGCTCCATGgcctagaggatcttcctgaatcatggatggaacccatgtctcctgcattggcaggtggattctttgccactgagccacaaggatgAAATCGGACCCTTCTTCACACATGAAAACTCAGAGGCAATCTAGGCAATGTTTCAGAGTTTCAAATCAAAATGAACTTGAGGTAAAATTCACTCTCATTTGAACTTCCTTGGCgccccagtgataaagaatccacctgccaatgcagggggcatggtttgatccctggtctagggagatcccacatgccatagagtaactaagcctgtgggccacaactactgagcctgagcaagcccatgaaccacagcaaagagtagcccccgctctccaCAAGTAGAGAAAGACCACGTGCTGCAATCCAATGAcaacccagcactgccaaaaacaagtaataaataaattaaaaaacaacaacaacaaaaaagaatttattcTCATTAGAGttctgtaagggcttccctggtggctcagacagtgaagaatctgtaaTAGCGTTACTGAAATCACGAGTCCGTGTGTCTGACGCACAGTGAGGCCCATCAATACTAAACATTAGAGTTTGGAACAGAGAGGTTTATTTCAGATTCATacaaggagatgggtggctcatgCCCTGAGATCCCCAAAGTTACTGAAAGCTTTCAGCAAGTCCCTTTAAAGGCAAAGGTGAGGGATGGTCATGGTTAGTTGTTGCAGACTTCTCGGTGTCAGATCCTTTTTTCTTGAGGTCTGGTCATGGTCAAGTAATGATGTTCCTGTAAATTTCTACCAGATGATGTTATTCTCTGTCCTGACCAGAAAGGGTAAAGCCCCAAGGCACAATTCTCACACTCCAAGGTCCCAGTCCTGGTTAAGAGGAGGCAGAGCTGAGTTGGCAGCTCCTTCAGGGCCAGgttcccacatcctgcccagctgTTATCCTTGAGGGAGCCAGGCATCCAACCCAAATGTCCCTCAGTCTCCTCAAGCTGCCAAAATGGGGAGACCAGGTCTCACAAACTGTGACCAAACAGATGGCCACTGCTAGGAGGTCacagagacagggatgggggagaggttCACCACTCCTCACGGCCTGGGCCAAGGCTAGTGGATGGCCTTAGTCAGGGCTCTGGAGCCCCCAGGATATAGTCTCCAGTCTGTTCCCCGGGCCCCCTGGCTCACCCACTGGCCCAAGGCTGGGTGAGCTGGACGGCCTCCAGCAGAAGGCCTGAATCTGCCTCTTAACTTACTTTCCACCTGATGACCACCACACCACTGACCCTTGACTGAGTCACTTTCCCAGTTGTTCCTCATTGACCATTACCAGTGGGCAGGCCTCACTGCAATACTGACCAAAAGTTGAGCAGGATAGCTAATGGCCACTCACTGACAGCGAGTTGCTTGTGGGAAGGTCCCACTGAGGCACCTGAACAATGGCGGAGCAAGACCTGTTGCCTAGTAACAGCGAGCAGAGTAATAAGGCCCAGCAATGGCTACCTCCTAGGGGCTGAGCTCCTCCTGATCTGTTACAATGTGACAAAGAACTAGGCCAGAAGTAGTAAGATGCAGAAGTTGAAGGAAAGTCTACTAATGATGGATAATCATGGTGCTCAAAAATTCAGAGTAGAACAACAGTATTACTTGAAGATTTCTATTATGGAAAAGGTAGACgtatgaatgaaaattaaaagatgcttactccttggaagaaaagttatgaccaacctagacagcagattaaaaagcagagacattactttgccaacaaaggtctgtctagtcagggctatggtttttccagtagttagtatggatgtgagagttggactataaagaaaactgagtgttgaagaattgatgcttttgagctgtggtgttggagaagactcttgagagtcccttggactgcacagagatccaaccagtctatcctaaaggaaatcagttctgaatattcattggaaagactgatgttgagctgaaactccagtattttggccaatgatgcgaagagctgactcatttgaaaagaccctgatgatggaaaagattgaaggtgggaggagaaggggaggacagaggatgagatggttggatggcatcaccgactcaatggacatgaatttgggtaaactccagaagttggtgatggacagggaggcctggtgtgctgcagtccgagggattgcaaggagttggacacgactgagtgactgaactgaactgaactgatgaatgaaAAAAGTGCTTGAACATACTACTACTATGTGACTATTTAAGTTTAACTCCATTCTATTGTGGATATTTTATTATGATACAAAAGTGTGGCTATAAGAATCACAAGTCTAGTAGAACATGAAAGCTAAGATCGTACGTTTTCCTTAAATCCTGTCCTGTACTTCTGAAACCGCACGCTTTGTCAGCGTAGGTAGAAGAGAGGAAGAATGGCATGGGTACAAGCTGGCCGGTGCTACCAATAGTCTTTTGTTATAAGACTGCCTTCGAGATATAAATGAGACTCTCCAAAGAGAAATTGTCTTGTCATTTCTTAAGATCCAGAGTATGGTGCTTTATCATAATAGCAATAGTACtataaaaaataacagaagaaataCTTAACACTTATTAGCACTTACTCTATGCTGGGCAGTATTTCAGGCATTTTACATATATTcgtttatttaatatttacaactCTAAGGTGGGAACTAAAATCACCTTATTTgacataaggaaactgaggtacagcaaaatgaattaaCAGAGAATTTCACTGTTCCAAGTGGTGGAACTGGGAGACCCAGTTCCATAGTTTTTGTAATTCTCAAATGCTGTGCTAAAATGCTAAATTGCTTTTATGGGATGGGAGCAGAATATCTTGTCTGTGTTTAAACACTCTTTGGTTCCCAGGATTTTCCCATGGTTTGGTTCCCAGGATTTTCCCATGAAAGGACTTACCAAGATCATGAAAGAGAAATAGTAAGACCTGTGAGCTATCACTTTATCTGTCTTAGCTCTGGAAAAACCAGAATAtaccaaaaaagaaatggaagtgaGAATATAGATAGATGAACTCTGACTGAGGTGGAAActacattaaaaataactttatcagATGGGGAAGTGTGACTTTACCCAATTGGAGATTGATACAAATATATGGACCATTTGTTTATAACCCTTTAAAAATTGACTTAAGGGCTTAGATTTTTATGAGGTCAATACAAGCAAATTTCTTAAGAGGATAGAATTACCTGTCCTTGGAATAGTCATTTAGTCTCTTAGCTCTCAAATTACTCAGTTAAAAGGAAGGAGTTGAATTAGGTTATTGCTGAGCTCCTTGCCAGCTCAAAAACTATGAATTTAGTGTTGTATAATATATACGAGGTCTGGCACTTAAGGACCCTGGGCCCCCAATTTATTATCTGAATGATGGTCATAGATCTGGTTCCTGGAACTTTAAGACTTGGAAgttagtgtgtgcatgctaagtcgcttcagttgtgtctgactctttgtgaccctgtggactgtagcccatgaggctcctctgtccacgggattctccaggcaagaacactggagcgggctgccatttccttctccagatcttcccaacccagggattgaaccctcgtctcctgcattggccggtggattctttaccactgagccatcagggaagcaaatAGTCACCATAACTGTATCCAATATGTTAAAAAAAGTTGAGACATGGAGAATATTAAAACACCTATACCAAACTTCTAGAGGTGAAAACTATAATGActgagatgaaaaatacattCAATAGGATTAACAGTAAATTATACATTGCTGAAGATAAAGTTGGTAAACTTATAGatacattaaaagaaataataaaaaatgaaacagtagagaaaaaacaacttataaaaatgaaaataatatgatGGAGCTATGGAAAAACTGCCAGTGATTAATGTGCATGTCACTGCAATCTCCAAAGGAGGCGTGAAGGagtgaaaatatttgaagaaataatgactgaaaatttTCTAAATCCAATGCATTTCAAGAATTCAATATACCCCAGAACAAGAAAAACAGACCCGACCACACCAACATGCATTTGCTACAGTACCTTCAGAAAGTTAACTCTTTGAGTTTCTATTTTACCATCTAATATTACTTATTTTCTGCATTGTTCTAAGATCTACTGAATTAGAGCTTGCAAAAAAGGTTAGAAAATTGTAAAACCCCCACCATTGTATATTAATACAATGATAGTTGAAATTATACAACACATTATTGTGATGAATCAGTTTCAGAATTGGCTGATCATTCCCCGTGACTGTCAGTCTGTTTTTTCTGCTTTCGTTGAATTACCCTTTACAGCCAGAACATAGCACCAAGGTtatagagagaaaagaaattgcaGTTATAGTGCCTACCCTCCAAGAATTTACCATAATGTTAGacaaatatacataaaaagaaatttaatcaaAACATTAATTGAACAATATCATTGTACTTGAATctttacatacatacattctcaacatgaaatatagttgatttacaatgttgtgccaataagtgctctacagcaaagtgactttACATGAATCTTGAGGGGCTGGATGCTGGCTTGAGTAGCGTGATGGGAGCTGAGTGGATTTAACCATTATAGATTTCATAAAGTGCTTGAATCttaagctgggttttgaaggctTAGAAAGATACTGCACTAAAGAGATGAAGGCAGTGGGCCTATTGGAAGGAATGGATGCAGAGATGGACACGAACCAGTCCTCAGGGCAGAGAAGAACAAGGTCTGAATTGGAATTGAGAAATCCTGGATTTTGTCCCTAATTACCAAGCAGGAGACTCTGCAGCCTCCTCTTTGGCAAATCAGATTAAAGGGAGCTCTAGTATTTTGTATGGCTCCAAAATCCAGGCTCAAATCCTCTAAAAATGTTGAGTGATTTTGAAAGCACACATATTTTCTTGGTTCCAGAAAGAGTCAAAACTGTAGCCTCTTAGGATATGATAATATTCAGGTGAGGGTGATGAGCCAGGGTACAGAATCTAGAATCCACACAGAAGGAATTTAGGAGCCATTTAAATTTTGGGAGCAGGAAAATCATATGGTCGATCATCTATGATGTTTGAAAATCCTGGAAAACACATAATAGGTAGCAGCCATTCACTGATCCTGAGGTAGAGAGAGTCTAGACAAACTACAGCTGGGCAAGTGTCTTCTAAGTTAATTTTTTCCTGTGCACTTAATCAGCATTAGAACACGATTAACAGAATCTCCTGTTCTGGGCGAGGTGGGCCATGATTGAAATATCTCAGTATTTTCCCAGAAGAAATCAGACTCAAAATGTAAGTATCCAACCAGAAGTTTATTATGGAAGAATCACACATCCTAACTCCCCCTTGACTTTCACTTCGCTTCAGTTTCATTACTTTTCAACCTATGGGCAGGAAAGAGGGATGCAGCCAGACAAGAACATTTAAGGAACAATTAAGCGATTCGTATGTTTCTATATAGTTCAGTAATGCTACTGCAAGGGAATATAAAACCAGGCACCAGGCTCTGGAAAGAAAGAGACTTTTGTCCAGTCTCATTTGGCCCCTCGGCGCTGCCGGAAATAACGGTCATAGGCAGCATTGTATCCATACATCATGGCATAGCGTTCGCAAAGTTTGAAGTCATCACAAGCTTCCCGGTTGAGCTCGTATTGAGGCTTGTTGAGTTCTCGGATTctagaaagtgagaaaaaaaaaaaaaaaaagaagaagaagcccaAATTGAGAGGCATAAAGAAAGTGgagaagtaagaaaaaaagaatacgaAAATATCGTGGAGAGATCCCATAGTGTTAGTGGCTCAGGtgtgtctctgtgaccccatggactatagccagccaggttcctctggcatggaattctccaggcaagaatactggagtgggtagccattcccttctccaggggatcttcctgactcaggaatcgaacccaggtctccttcactgcaggtggattctttatagtctgagtcTTGGGGTTCCCCCAAGATGAAGAGATATTTACAGAACAAGGAGGAAAGGTAAAAGAGggggaattttctttttcaataaaaatatgaattttctgtctttcctcctttacctcctccctccctctcctttctgGGCCGTTCACAAAATAGTCTTCTAAAAAATCAGTTGTTTTTGtacattgtttttaaattctttgattTTGGAACATACTTAGAAATAATATATACGATGGAAAAAAAACCCATTTCTCCCTCCATTCAGATCTGGGAATAATGATCACCCCCATCACGTGTCATCACCTACCTCTCTTGGGCTTTCGCTCTCCATCTCAGTTGTGGTGATATAAAGGTGTTAGCGTTTCTCCTGTTAATGAAGGGatcttaaaacagaaaataggtgCAATTTTAGGCAATCAGTCATTGAAAATATTTCCATGAGTATTCTCTGATGCATATATCTTTGAaagctcactcattcatttatgcatttcATGTAACTATGAAGAGTAAAGGGGGagataaagcaaatttcataaacTGCCTGATCCAAAGAAATTAACAACCTACATGTGGGTTACTAGACACTTGGCACACAGGCAACAATAGACcttgcttgtttattttgctttgggTCATCATTTTGCCTTTCTCGATTTTGGTATTTCTACTTGAGTGTGTTTTTTATTCCTGTGAGGAGAAATCCTCTTTGTCCTGAGGACTCGTAAAACGTAATTTTAGATTTTCAGTAAATGAACAGTTTCAACatcataaaataataaacaaattaaagatgagcatgatatttaTTTCTCTACTCAGTCTTTATAAGTTGATATTCAATAGTGTCCAGATCATCAGCTGATGTCTGTGGTCTCCCAGCTGACTTGGCCTCCAAGCCTGTACTTTGTCATTTGTCACTACTCCTCATTTTCCATCTGTGTGGTTGTTGTGGTGCCAACTTAAAATTTCCAAATGAGATTTTATGGTTCCTAAGTATGTCGAAAGCATACTTGCCAtcttacaaatttaaaaattgctcatctggtgatttttttttatagtcattgacttttaaaatttactttacttTTCCAAAAGATaccctctttttcctctctgttatAGGTATTACCATTTTGTCTATTTAAGAATTAGGAGAGATTCTTCAATACCTGAGATTTCAATAAGGAATTCAAATATTTACTTACTGATTTcataggattccaggctttcatgaGAttctggaataaaaaaaaaagattcattttatTGTTACTTTTCACAGACCACAGGAGTTTAAATatagggaaggaagggaagggaagagtcAAAAAGATGGGAGGGGTATATTTAGCAGTGTGGTTATTACAAATTTCAGGCATTTAGGATTTATGAGCTATTTCTCTAGCTCTGTTCTTGCTGGGATATGTCTACTCTTTAGTTTTCTGGTGTTTAAGGAGCCAGCGGCCCTGGTTTAAGCTAAAATTTTCTAAGAGATATGAAGTCTTTAGGCTGGTGAAAGGAGACAATTTAAGTGCTGCATGTAAGTCTCCAGGGAGCCTTGCTTGATTTAACTTGGGACCTGAAATAAGAACAGGATCAAGGAAGGGACATAGGGTTGAGGAGACAGGCAAGTCTCTCCAGGCAGGCTGGGCAGATGGCTTGGCCGGACTTCTCCACGACAGGTTCCTAAGAGGTTCTGAAAGCCTCTTAAGAACCTGTGTTAAACTGACAGCCACAGAAACCACTGGCTTCAGCTGAGATCTCACACTGGGCATGATGCCAGGTCAGAGAAAGAACTGAGACGACGCTGAaggaaaacatttcttctttctcccatTCTCCTAGGCAAAGCAGGTAAATTTGGCAATAATAAACTCATAGTTGTAAGCATATGAGTGTGcttgaaaagttaaaaagaaggTGAAAAACCAAATACTCTGATACAGAGAACTGGCAAATAATTTCAAGACTAAGGAGCAAACTACAGATAGCTGTTAATATAATTGAGGCTCAAGGAAACCTAGAATATCCACATAATTGAACCATAAGACTGAACGACCTAAATCATGTTGCCTGAGATTTCTTTTCATTAgcttcacacagacacacatatatttaacaacACAGAGAACCAGGCAAAATTGGTCTTTTAACAATAGGATCTAAGAAAGCCATTTTCCTCTGAGATTCTTTAaatgtaaaactttatttttaaattcattcactaaaaaaaaaaatgtcgtTAACTTTGTGAGATTGTCCTGCTCCTAGAGAAGGCCATACATATCACGTCGAGTGAAAATTGGTTTTCTTAAAGGTGAGTGATTCAACCAATACCCTTAACCAATTGTAACCAAAGTCAAAATAAACATCCTTATTTGTTTAAATGAGAGCTTAGGGGCTGGAGAGTTGATATCTTtcttccccccgcccctcccGAAATAGCAAAGTTTCCAGGTATAGAGCGACTTACCATAGAAAGAACTTGTCTATTAAGTTAAATATAAGAGTCTGGATATTGAAGAGGTAAAAAatacaatggaaagaaaaaaaagacttgatGGAGCAGATCAGTGCTCAAAGGACTTGGGAAATGTCAAATTCATGGTCTTGTAAGATTATaagagcaaaaggaaaagaagagaaggagggagaggaaaaaatCCATGAAAACTGAAGTCAgaggcaggaaagaaaaaaaccaaagcagAGAGACAGCAGGAGAAGGTTCTCACCATAACACAGAGCTGCCATGGCCAAGGCAGccaggatggagagaaggagcagACTCTTCATGGTGTCTCCGGGTCTCTCACACCGTCTCCTGCAGCAGCAGTGGGGAGGGACAACTACAGGCTGTTGGTGAAAGGCTGTGGGGTTTTTATAAGAATCAGAGCAGCTGAAAGGGGTGGAACCAGTGGGAGGGGGCCGGAGAAGGTGGAGACTGGTTGGCATTCAATGAGCACTGGGACTTTTCCCAAATACTCATTCCTTCCAGATAGTATCTACTCCGGGTGGGCAGTTTTCTCTCACTCCTGGACCTGACTTGTATGGCAGGATGCTGCCCTGGTACACAAGTTGTGGCTGCCCTATGTTTGGGTCAGAACTGGGCACAGGTCCACAGAGAAGGGAGTTGCCACAAACACGTGTTTGCCTTTCTAATTCCTTCTCTGGCCTGCCCTCCCTGGCCTTGCCTTTGGGTCTTTCAGGTTTGGTCCATACACAGAGCCATAGTGTTCTCTTCACTCCCCTGATGGATGGATGAGAGGTTCTGGGGGAGAAAGGACTTCACTTTCTGTGCTGGttctaatttagaattattttcctAGTAGGGCTGAACTGTTCATCTGAACCACTTGGGTGTTCGCCTGGTGATATATCCCTTTTGCAGTTTTTCCAAGTGCTCAGCAGGACAGGGATGGCCAAGGATCCCCCGGCTTCTGTTTCCTCCACTGGCTTCACAGCAACTTGCTCATCCAGTTTTGTGACTTGAGTCCAGACCTGCACACTGATGCTTTCTCAGGCTGGCTATCACTCATCTAAAGTGCACCTAGGATACCCACCTCACCTTGTCTGAAGGGATTGTCTTGATAATGAACTAATGCAATAGGCTCTTAGTGAGTGGCAGATGAGATGCAAGGTACCCTGCTAGGTGATGTGGGGACCTAGAGACACACAAGTCAGTCCCTAAGGAGGTAAGAACCTCCTTACTATTCACTTTGCTCTTGAGCTGTCCTGTATCCTCCAAGACATTTTCAGAAACACACACCTCCATCAGAACCAGCAGCTCTATTTCTTATAGAAGGATTGCAGTTTGGTGTCTTTGGTTGTCTTGTAGACagagcttctttattttttttatcttcttggaCAATCAGAAAACCTTTTCTATCAGATGTGTCTCTGTTGCCTGGGTacgcaagagtcttctcaacagaaaaataagactTTTGTCACAGAACAGCAGATTGTAGAAGAGCTAAAGTTGCAGAACCTCTAACTTGGGCTGGAAGACCAAAAGGGACTGCAATGGGGTGGGTGGGTatacttttcaatgaatattaattTCTAGGAGTAATGATGAACAGCTAGGCAGAGCCTCTTGCCTCATTGTTTTTGTCTTATTGGGGTGtacttccctggtcgctcagatggtaaagaatctgcctacaatgcaggaatcctgggtttgatccctgggtcaggaagatctcctggagaaggaaatggctacgtACTCcagtgtctggagaatcccaaggacagaggagcctggtgggctactgtccatggggtcacaaaaagtcagacatgactgagggactaacactttcaattttacAGATTCTCTCATCTCCAGCTACAAACATGTACTTTGTGATGTATACTAGCTCCACCTTTTTCCGGTCGATTCTAGCAATCCCCTCTACTCCCAAATACAGAGGGCAGCCATGCTTCGTCAGCTTTCTGACCTCACAATTATTTACTTTTCCATTCTCTAAATCCAAACTTGAAAATCTTACATTTCTCCTTCTAAtttaaagtgaaatgaagtcgctcagttgtgtctgactcttggcgaccctgtggactgtagcccaccaggctcctctgtccatgggattctccaggcaagaatactggagtgggttgccgttcccttctccaggggatcttcccgatccagggatcaaacccaggtctcccgcattgcaggcagacgctttaacctctgaaccacgagggaagcccaatttaagcTTCACCTTTTTTTCACAAGTCATTTTAAACACAGTCTCCACTGGGTTTCCTCAATGTTTACAAATCTCTCTTtattgtcctttttaaaaaatatttttaaataaaggatttattgttttcttctcagGAAAAACAGGAAGTTAGGGAAACACATTACATTTTACGGCCCATATTAGTTTGCAGTTGATCCTAACTCTTCCTGG contains:
- the MGP gene encoding matrix Gla protein, with protein sequence MKSLLLLSILAALAMAALCYESHESLESYEINPFINRRNANTFISPQLRWRAKAQERIRELNKPQYELNREACDDFKLCERYAMMYGYNAAYDRYFRQRRGAK